The following are encoded together in the Sinorhizobium terangae genome:
- a CDS encoding ABC transporter ATP-binding protein gives MIEIEQVTKRYGNTTVVDDVSLTVEPHTITVIVGTSGSGKTTLIRMVNRLVEPTSGTIRIDGQDNRALPDFELRRRIGYAIQGHGLFPHRTVAQNIATVPTLLGWDRKRIDAKVEELLTLFQLDSAAFGPRYPHELSGGQQQRVGVARALAAEPNVLLMDEPFGALDPIIRSKAQDDLVAIQRHFGTTIILVTHDMEEAFHLADRIAVMDKGEVVQYATPAEMLVKPATPFVETLIGTSERPFRLLAIDTAADAVEPGSAEGAPIPATLSQREALSELLWSGRSALPVAAPDGAILGKVSLEGLAKRAARPR, from the coding sequence ATGATCGAAATCGAACAGGTTACCAAGCGCTATGGCAACACGACCGTTGTCGACGACGTGTCGCTGACCGTCGAACCGCATACGATCACCGTGATCGTCGGCACCTCCGGCTCGGGCAAGACGACGCTGATCAGAATGGTCAACCGGCTGGTCGAGCCGACTTCGGGCACGATCAGGATCGATGGCCAGGATAACCGCGCCCTGCCGGATTTCGAGCTTCGCCGCAGGATCGGCTACGCCATCCAGGGCCACGGGCTGTTTCCACACCGCACGGTCGCCCAGAACATCGCCACGGTCCCGACGCTCCTCGGCTGGGACAGGAAGCGCATCGACGCGAAGGTCGAGGAACTGCTGACGCTGTTCCAGCTCGATTCTGCGGCCTTTGGCCCGCGCTATCCGCATGAGCTTTCCGGAGGCCAGCAGCAGCGGGTCGGCGTTGCGCGCGCGCTCGCCGCCGAGCCGAACGTGCTTCTGATGGACGAACCCTTCGGCGCCCTCGATCCGATCATCCGCTCCAAGGCGCAGGACGACCTCGTCGCGATCCAGAGACACTTCGGCACGACCATCATCCTCGTCACCCATGACATGGAAGAGGCGTTTCACCTCGCCGACAGGATCGCCGTGATGGACAAGGGCGAGGTCGTGCAATACGCGACACCGGCCGAGATGCTGGTCAAACCCGCGACACCTTTCGTGGAAACGCTGATCGGCACCAGCGAGCGGCCATTCCGGCTGCTGGCGATCGACACGGCCGCGGATGCGGTCGAGCCCGGCTCGGCCGAAGGCGCGCCGATACCGGCGACGCTCAGCCAGCGCGAGGCGCTCTCCGAGCTCCTGTGGTCCGGGCGATCTGCGCTGCCGGTTGCCGCGCCGGACGGCGCCATCCTCGGCAAGGTCAGCCTCGAAGGCTTGGCAAAACGGGCGGCGAGGCCACGGTGA
- a CDS encoding ABC transporter permease: protein MIQGKERLPFRVDKLGVVIAALAGYGALLAPFATFRANRIVQGEAKAILEALPPSLGYTLLGLIALAAAVALFKTPNLVRMAAAFAALVALGILIGMAANHLTPPENTYARVSPASGFWVMVFAFSLLVADALTRLNPGPVIRLLFLVSVLAAAGAMLIAGGWDGLSILKEYASRVDTFWKEAGRHVTLALGSLAAATVIGLPLGVLCHRVEVLRASVLNVLNAIQTIPSIALFGILIAPLGWIATHVPGAAAIGIRGIGVAPAFVALFLYSLLPVVANTVVGLAGVPRDANDAARGIGMTDWQRLAGIEFPLAFPVILTGIRIVLVQNIGLATIAALIGGGGFGVFVFQGIGQTAMDLVLLGAVPTVVLAFAAAIVLDALIEMTVTDRNQGNTA, encoded by the coding sequence ATGATCCAAGGAAAGGAACGCTTGCCCTTCCGCGTCGACAAGCTCGGCGTCGTCATTGCTGCGCTCGCTGGCTACGGCGCGCTCCTTGCGCCGTTTGCAACCTTCCGGGCCAACCGGATCGTCCAGGGTGAGGCGAAGGCAATTCTGGAGGCCTTGCCGCCATCGCTCGGATACACGCTTCTTGGCCTCATCGCGTTGGCTGCGGCGGTTGCCCTCTTCAAGACGCCGAACCTGGTACGAATGGCTGCGGCTTTTGCCGCTCTCGTCGCGCTTGGCATTCTGATCGGAATGGCCGCCAATCATCTGACGCCGCCGGAAAACACCTATGCCCGCGTTTCGCCGGCCTCGGGCTTCTGGGTGATGGTTTTCGCCTTCTCACTTCTGGTTGCCGATGCGCTGACACGCCTGAATCCCGGGCCCGTCATCCGCCTCCTCTTTCTTGTTTCGGTTCTTGCGGCCGCCGGTGCTATGCTGATAGCCGGCGGCTGGGACGGACTCTCCATCCTGAAGGAATATGCAAGCCGCGTCGACACCTTCTGGAAGGAGGCGGGGCGGCACGTAACGCTCGCGCTCGGATCGCTCGCGGCGGCGACCGTCATCGGCTTGCCGCTAGGCGTGCTTTGCCATCGGGTGGAGGTGTTGCGCGCCAGCGTGCTGAACGTTCTCAACGCCATCCAGACAATTCCGTCGATCGCGCTTTTCGGCATCCTGATCGCTCCGCTCGGCTGGATCGCGACACATGTGCCGGGTGCCGCGGCCATCGGCATTCGCGGCATCGGCGTCGCGCCCGCTTTTGTCGCGTTGTTTCTCTATTCCTTGCTGCCCGTCGTCGCCAATACGGTGGTCGGGCTCGCCGGCGTCCCGCGCGACGCCAACGACGCTGCTCGCGGCATCGGTATGACCGACTGGCAGCGACTTGCCGGCATCGAGTTTCCGCTCGCCTTTCCGGTGATCCTCACCGGCATCCGCATCGTGCTCGTCCAGAACATCGGACTCGCAACCATCGCCGCCCTTATCGGCGGCGGCGGTTTCGGCGTCTTCGTCTTCCAGGGCATAGGCCAGACGGCGATGGACCTCGTGCTGCTCGGCGCTGTGCCGACCGTCGTCCTGGCCTTTGCGGCGGCGATCGTGCTCGACGCCTTGATCGAAATGACCGTAACGGACCGTAACCAGGGCAATACCGCATGA
- the osmF gene encoding glycine betaine ABC transporter substrate-binding protein OsmF, with translation MRLIKTVIGTALAIALTAAAAEADVVVSSKIDTEGGVLGNIILAVLNANGIKTTDRVQLGATPVVRKAITAGEIDIYPEYTGNAAFFFEKADDPAWKDAAKAYEQAKKLDYDANKIVWLTPSPANNTWAIALRKEVVEANKLKTLSDFGKYVSGGGEVKLAASSEFVNSAAALPAFQTTYSFKLKPDQLITLSGGDTSATIAAAANQTNGANAAMVYGTDGGIAPSGLVVLEDDKSVQPIYQPAPIIREAVLKENPQIEELLKPVFEKLDLVTLQELNGRVQVGGEPAKAVAEDFLKKNGFLK, from the coding sequence ATGCGCCTGATCAAGACTGTTATCGGTACTGCCCTTGCCATCGCGCTCACCGCCGCTGCGGCTGAGGCCGATGTCGTCGTTTCCTCGAAAATCGATACGGAAGGGGGCGTGCTCGGCAATATCATTCTCGCCGTCCTCAATGCCAACGGTATCAAGACCACGGACCGTGTTCAGCTTGGCGCGACACCAGTGGTGCGCAAGGCGATTACCGCCGGGGAGATCGACATTTATCCCGAATATACCGGCAATGCAGCGTTCTTCTTCGAGAAGGCGGACGATCCGGCCTGGAAAGATGCTGCCAAGGCCTATGAGCAGGCAAAGAAGCTCGACTATGACGCCAACAAGATCGTTTGGCTGACCCCGTCGCCCGCCAACAACACCTGGGCGATCGCGCTCCGCAAGGAGGTCGTAGAGGCCAACAAGCTCAAGACGCTCTCCGACTTCGGCAAATATGTCTCGGGCGGCGGCGAGGTCAAGCTTGCGGCCTCGTCCGAATTCGTCAACTCGGCCGCGGCGCTTCCGGCGTTCCAGACAACATATTCCTTCAAGCTTAAGCCCGACCAACTGATCACGCTGTCAGGCGGCGATACATCGGCGACGATTGCCGCGGCTGCAAATCAGACGAACGGCGCCAACGCCGCGATGGTCTACGGCACCGATGGCGGCATTGCGCCTTCCGGCCTCGTCGTGCTCGAAGACGACAAGAGCGTCCAGCCGATCTATCAGCCGGCACCGATCATCCGCGAAGCGGTGCTCAAGGAAAACCCGCAGATCGAGGAATTGCTGAAACCGGTCTTCGAAAAGCTCGACCTCGTGACGCTGCAGGAGCTTAATGGGCGCGTCCAGGTTGGCGGCGAGCCGGCCAAGGCCGTTGCCGAGGACTTCTTGAAGAAGAACGGCTTTCTGAAATGA